One Candidatus Nanopelagicales bacterium DNA window includes the following coding sequences:
- a CDS encoding twin-arginine translocase TatA/TatE family subunit — translation MFDIGIGEIMALAVIGLLIFGPDKLPKAAADGARFLKQIRGMAAGAKQDLADSAGLDLNEAMDTMKGLADLHPKRIATSMLKDEPTATPRKPSIDTPLFDPDAT, via the coding sequence ATGTTTGATATCGGGATTGGCGAGATCATGGCGCTTGCTGTGATCGGGCTGCTGATCTTTGGCCCAGATAAGTTACCGAAAGCAGCAGCTGACGGTGCCCGATTCCTCAAGCAAATTCGTGGAATGGCAGCAGGAGCCAAGCAGGATCTCGCTGATTCAGCGGGTTTAGATCTCAATGAAGCGATGGACACCATGAAGGGTCTTGCCGATCTTCATCCAAAGCGCATTGCGACGAGCATGCTCAAAGATGAACCAACGGCTACGCCGCGCAAGCCTTCAATCGATACACCGCTGTTTGATCCGGACGCCACCTAA
- a CDS encoding P-loop NTPase: MQPNLDALNAALATVNDPEIHRPITELGMLKSVEANDQGVVKIGVYLTVSGCPMRDTITDRVTAAVSTVAGVTKVEVELDVMSDEQRAAMKKTLRGDEKENPFNKPGNTTRIYAIASGKGGVGKSSVTANLAAAMADMGLSVGLIDADIYGHSIPRMLDALDAPTMVEGMIMPPTGFGVRVISMLAFKPGGVTQPVAFRGPMLHRALEQFITDVWWGDLDVLLLDLPPGTGDIAISAAQLLPTAELVIVTTPQMAAADVAVRAGTLAEQTHQKVAGVIENMSSFPCPHCGEPMDLFGTGGGKLVADQIAKVLGTETPLLGQIPFDVALREGGDDGKPLVISNPDAPASLALRAIAERLGKRPRGLAGMSLNISPTRK; encoded by the coding sequence ATGCAACCCAATCTTGACGCTCTCAATGCTGCCCTCGCGACAGTAAATGACCCTGAAATTCATCGCCCCATCACAGAGCTGGGCATGCTCAAATCAGTTGAGGCAAACGACCAAGGCGTGGTCAAGATTGGCGTGTATCTCACCGTTTCAGGTTGCCCCATGCGCGACACCATCACCGATCGCGTGACCGCAGCAGTCTCTACCGTTGCTGGCGTCACCAAGGTTGAAGTTGAACTCGACGTGATGAGCGACGAACAACGCGCAGCAATGAAGAAGACGCTCCGTGGTGATGAAAAGGAAAACCCTTTCAATAAGCCAGGCAACACCACTCGCATTTACGCAATTGCTTCAGGCAAGGGCGGCGTTGGCAAATCATCAGTAACGGCAAACCTCGCAGCAGCAATGGCTGACATGGGCTTGAGTGTTGGCTTGATTGATGCCGACATTTACGGTCACTCAATTCCTCGCATGCTTGATGCTCTAGATGCACCAACCATGGTCGAGGGCATGATCATGCCGCCTACAGGCTTTGGTGTGCGCGTGATTTCCATGCTCGCTTTCAAGCCAGGTGGTGTCACGCAACCAGTTGCCTTCCGCGGACCAATGCTGCATCGCGCTCTTGAGCAATTCATTACCGATGTGTGGTGGGGCGATTTAGACGTTCTCCTCCTTGACCTACCACCAGGCACTGGCGACATTGCAATTTCAGCAGCGCAACTACTTCCAACTGCAGAACTCGTAATCGTCACAACACCACAAATGGCTGCAGCAGATGTTGCTGTTCGTGCAGGCACACTTGCCGAACAAACCCATCAAAAGGTTGCTGGCGTAATCGAAAACATGAGCAGCTTCCCTTGCCCACACTGCGGTGAGCCAATGGACCTATTTGGCACTGGTGGCGGCAAGCTCGTTGCTGATCAAATTGCCAAGGTTCTTGGAACTGAAACACCATTGCTTGGTCAGATCCCATTTGATGTTGCATTACGCGAAGGCGGAGATGACGGTAAGCCGCTCGTGATCAGCAATCCAGACGCACCTGCTTCGCTTGCCTTGCGCGCAATTGCCGAACGCCTAGGCAAGCGCCCTCGCGGACTTGCAGGAATGTCACTCAACATTTCACCAACACGCAAGTAA
- the dapD gene encoding 2,3,4,5-tetrahydropyridine-2,6-dicarboxylate N-succinyltransferase, with amino-acid sequence MTTVVVMSSSPVDLSAVSGPASAMGLATIAGDTILDVWYPSPALSATPTDVSGLSNAIDSDAVRMVRVETVVTTIADLAAPPLDAADAYLRLHLLSHRLVKPRTINLDGIFGLLANVAWTNLGPVAIDQLSEVRLRARAKGLNVTVFSVDKFPRMVDYVVPTGVRIADADRVRLGAHVASGTTVMHEGFINFNAGTLGASMVEGRISAGVVVGDGSDIGGGASIMGTLSGGGKEVVTIGAGSLIGANAGVGLSLGDNCIVEAGCYVTAGSKVTMPDGTVAKAKEVSGHDNLLFRRNSQTGAIEVVSRTGSWGGLNAALHAND; translated from the coding sequence ATGACTACGGTAGTCGTCATGTCTTCTTCACCTGTTGATCTGTCCGCTGTTTCTGGCCCGGCATCTGCCATGGGCCTTGCCACGATTGCTGGCGACACCATTTTGGATGTCTGGTATCCGAGCCCAGCCTTGAGCGCAACCCCGACTGATGTCAGCGGCCTGAGTAACGCCATCGACAGCGATGCGGTTCGCATGGTTCGCGTGGAAACAGTGGTCACCACGATTGCTGACCTTGCGGCTCCACCCCTAGATGCAGCTGACGCCTACCTGCGCCTCCACCTGCTCTCCCACCGTTTAGTGAAGCCACGCACGATCAACCTGGATGGCATCTTCGGTTTGCTGGCCAATGTTGCCTGGACCAACTTGGGCCCCGTGGCCATCGACCAACTCAGTGAAGTTCGCCTGCGTGCTCGCGCCAAGGGCCTGAATGTCACGGTGTTCAGCGTCGACAAGTTCCCGCGCATGGTCGATTACGTCGTACCCACCGGCGTGCGTATCGCTGACGCTGATCGCGTGCGCCTTGGCGCTCATGTGGCAAGTGGCACCACAGTGATGCATGAAGGTTTCATTAACTTCAACGCCGGCACGCTCGGCGCTTCGATGGTTGAAGGTCGCATTTCGGCTGGCGTGGTTGTGGGTGATGGTTCAGACATCGGTGGCGGCGCATCAATCATGGGCACGCTTTCAGGTGGCGGCAAAGAAGTAGTGACCATCGGTGCCGGTTCACTCATCGGCGCAAATGCCGGCGTGGGCTTGAGCCTTGGCGATAACTGCATTGTTGAAGCTGGTTGCTACGTCACTGCAGGCTCAAAGGTGACCATGCCCGATGGCACTGTTGCTAAGGCCAAAGAAGTATCAGGCCACGACAACCTGCTGTTCCGCCGTAATTCACAAACAGGTGCGATTGAAGTCGTGTCGCGCACAGGTTCATGGGGCGGGTTGAACGCAGCGTTACACGCCAACGACTAA
- a CDS encoding DivIVA domain-containing protein, producing MTVMFIVIALITLALLLTVGKRDGVSDAVPDLRPEIDPQHPRFDVVFRGYRMDEVDAVIDALRAENAHLKGKQVS from the coding sequence ATGACCGTGATGTTCATCGTGATAGCGCTGATCACTCTGGCGTTGTTGTTGACCGTTGGAAAGCGCGACGGTGTGTCTGACGCAGTGCCTGATCTGCGTCCGGAAATTGATCCGCAGCATCCACGTTTTGACGTGGTCTTTCGTGGATACCGAATGGATGAAGTCGACGCCGTTATCGATGCTTTGCGCGCCGAAAACGCACACTTGAAAGGTAAGCAGGTCTCATGA
- a CDS encoding trypsin-like peptidase domain-containing protein, which produces MTSEFDSDPFASPVNPTATFVPIVAKQRGLGVGGTMLIAALTAAVVGVGAGFGGYLIGQQSDSSTASAPAPINQAPANQVPAAQGSIAAMVQQVLPSVVYIEAEGKTQSGSGSGFVLRSDGYIITNNHVVDLATDGGKINVVLTDGTKLKGEIVGTNPAYDLAVVKVDQGSLPAVTLGNSETLNVGEAVVAIGAPLGLAGTVTSGIISALNRPVTTGDTNSTSFIDAIQTDAAINPGNSGGPLLNSSGQVIGINSAIASMANGNSEAGSIGLGFAIPVNSAKRIAEEIIATGTSQTPVIGVSLDMNFAGPGAKVIKITGNGPADSAGIKLNDIITKIEERVIDDSTELVVAIREHAPGDQIKVTFTRGGTPRTATVTLGSSAAKQ; this is translated from the coding sequence ATGACCAGCGAGTTTGATTCGGACCCGTTTGCGAGCCCGGTCAACCCCACTGCCACCTTTGTGCCCATCGTTGCCAAGCAGCGGGGTTTGGGTGTGGGTGGAACGATGCTTATTGCCGCACTCACGGCCGCAGTCGTAGGTGTGGGCGCTGGCTTTGGTGGATACCTCATTGGTCAGCAGTCAGACTCCTCGACCGCAAGTGCTCCCGCACCTATTAACCAGGCACCGGCAAATCAAGTGCCGGCAGCGCAAGGCAGTATCGCAGCGATGGTGCAGCAGGTTTTGCCGTCTGTGGTGTACATCGAAGCCGAAGGAAAGACTCAATCGGGCAGCGGATCAGGTTTCGTACTGCGTTCTGATGGTTACATCATCACCAACAATCACGTCGTTGACCTGGCTACCGATGGAGGAAAGATCAACGTAGTACTCACCGATGGCACAAAACTCAAAGGCGAGATTGTCGGAACAAACCCTGCCTATGACCTTGCTGTCGTCAAGGTTGATCAGGGTTCTTTGCCTGCTGTCACACTCGGCAATTCAGAGACATTAAATGTTGGTGAAGCAGTGGTCGCCATTGGTGCGCCCCTTGGTTTGGCAGGCACAGTGACGTCGGGAATTATTAGCGCTTTGAATCGTCCCGTGACTACGGGAGACACGAATAGCACGTCGTTCATTGATGCCATTCAAACCGATGCGGCTATCAACCCAGGTAACTCTGGCGGACCGCTCCTGAATTCGTCTGGTCAGGTCATTGGCATTAACTCGGCGATCGCTTCGATGGCGAACGGAAATAGCGAAGCAGGGAGCATTGGTTTGGGCTTTGCCATACCGGTGAATTCAGCAAAACGCATCGCTGAAGAAATCATCGCAACCGGAACCTCACAAACGCCTGTGATTGGTGTGTCTCTTGACATGAACTTCGCAGGCCCTGGCGCGAAGGTCATCAAAATCACGGGCAATGGTCCAGCCGATTCGGCAGGAATCAAACTCAACGACATCATCACTAAAATCGAAGAACGAGTCATCGATGATTCAACAGAACTTGTGGTTGCTATTCGTGAGCATGCGCCTGGTGACCAGATCAAGGTGACTTTTACTCGCGGTGGCACCCCTCGCACTGCGACCGTCACGCTTGGCTCTTCGGCAGCCAAGCAGTAG
- a CDS encoding YceI family protein has protein sequence MADLSGTTGTWAIDPTHTTIGFSVRHAMVAKVRGRFTDFAGTFVLDGANPSASSAEIVIQTASIDTANADRDAHLKSADFFNVENTQLLTFKSTSVAQKNDSHFVVTGDLTLGEHTKSIEIAFELVGTSTDPWGNARIGFEGETEISRKDFGLTWNAALETGGVMVGDAIKISLDVEAVKQ, from the coding sequence ATGGCTGACCTCAGCGGCACCACCGGCACCTGGGCAATTGACCCAACCCACACCACCATCGGATTCTCAGTGCGCCACGCAATGGTTGCCAAGGTCCGTGGACGCTTCACCGACTTCGCAGGCACCTTCGTTCTCGATGGCGCGAACCCATCAGCGTCATCCGCTGAAATCGTCATCCAGACCGCAAGCATCGACACCGCGAACGCTGATCGTGACGCTCACTTGAAGAGTGCCGACTTCTTCAATGTCGAAAACACTCAACTCCTTACCTTCAAGTCAACCTCGGTTGCACAGAAGAACGACAGCCACTTCGTTGTCACCGGTGACCTCACCCTCGGCGAGCACACCAAGAGCATCGAGATTGCATTCGAACTCGTTGGCACCAGCACCGATCCATGGGGCAATGCACGCATTGGTTTCGAAGGCGAAACAGAAATCAGCCGTAAGGATTTCGGCCTCACCTGGAACGCAGCACTTGAAACTGGCGGCGTGATGGTTGGCGACGCAATCAAGATTTCTCTCGATGTCGAAGCAGTCAAGCAGTAA
- a CDS encoding DUF3117 domain-containing protein: MAAMKPRTGDGPLECTKEGRGYVMRVPLEGGGRLVVELNAEEAKNLGEALLAVFA; the protein is encoded by the coding sequence ATGGCCGCGATGAAGCCACGAACGGGAGATGGCCCGCTCGAGTGCACCAAAGAGGGACGTGGCTATGTCATGCGCGTACCACTGGAAGGCGGTGGCCGGCTCGTAGTTGAGCTCAATGCCGAAGAAGCAAAGAATCTCGGCGAAGCGTTGCTCGCTGTATTTGCTTAA
- a CDS encoding O-methyltransferase translates to MRTARAKAKELGCTPVAPSTAHTLRVLARAINAESVVEVGTGAGVSGAALLSGMSETGVLTSIDNEAEIARLARETLNDLGYDHIRARLITGRALEVLPRLTESAYDLVFIDGDRTEYPAALTLAKRLLRNGGMIAFDNLLTDGSIADPASRNPEAVALRDVAHALRDDDHWIPALLTVGSGLLVAIKVGG, encoded by the coding sequence ATCCGGACAGCCCGAGCTAAGGCCAAGGAACTGGGTTGCACCCCGGTGGCTCCATCAACTGCCCACACCCTGCGGGTGCTGGCTCGTGCGATCAACGCCGAATCTGTGGTTGAAGTTGGCACCGGAGCGGGAGTTTCCGGTGCAGCGCTTCTGTCTGGCATGTCCGAGACCGGCGTGCTGACCTCAATCGACAACGAAGCTGAAATTGCGCGCCTTGCTCGCGAGACCCTAAACGACCTTGGCTACGACCACATTCGCGCTCGTCTGATCACCGGACGCGCCCTCGAGGTGCTCCCACGACTGACTGAGAGTGCCTACGACCTTGTATTCATCGACGGTGACCGCACTGAGTACCCAGCCGCCCTCACGCTCGCGAAGCGCCTACTGCGCAACGGCGGCATGATCGCGTTCGACAACCTGCTCACAGACGGCAGCATCGCTGATCCAGCAAGCCGCAATCCAGAAGCAGTTGCACTTCGCGATGTTGCTCATGCACTTCGCGATGACGATCACTGGATCCCAGCACTGCTCACCGTTGGCTCAGGTTTGCTCGTTGCAATCAAGGTAGGCGGCTAG
- a CDS encoding FAD-dependent oxidoreductase has product MYDALFNPIQLAGVTVPNRVARSAHLLSLSLDDLISYTRVRAAGGVGLSVIGAAGVHSTSARLPVVAATDAIIPWYEQLVEACSPYDMRLFQQINHFGAAMPSAPGVQNWSTGPTPNPTVNIVPRTLTKDMIDEIVGSYGQAAGRVKRGGMHGVELNGAHGYLIAQFLSTALNFRDDEYGGSLENRMRFVNEVIDAVRAEVGPEYPLGLRLVADDVLPGGLGPDAYAEIAKLLQHKVDYISVSLGTYWKFAKIFSTMESPLGYEMPTSEVVTRALDIPTMVTGRIMTLDHANHIVESGAADMVSMVRATIADPEIVNKSRAGNAHRVRPCTGTSIGCTGGSATGNFGCVVNATAGQESRMSLEPEAAVVKKKVLIVGGGPAGLEAARTLALRGHEVELHDMRKELGGQASMVAGVRARADLTSITQWLEAEIKELGVTIKLNSFVDPDMLVDSGFDEIILATGGTADTSVPQTMVPGVSIPGSDLPHVFTAWDVLGYGGRANIGKNVVVFDDTGNFEAITAVLKLVDEGAKITLVSRTDMPGARVPFPAVTTAVSREIMLAGDVELVPASQMVKITPESVTVRWVDVDKERVIPADTVILVNWHHPNRELSEILHDEGIAHHTIGDVNGSQDMQRAIKEAALVARAI; this is encoded by the coding sequence ATGTACGACGCACTGTTTAACCCGATTCAGCTCGCCGGGGTTACTGTCCCCAACCGCGTGGCCCGCTCGGCTCACTTGTTGTCCCTGTCGCTGGACGATTTGATCTCCTACACCCGGGTTCGTGCCGCCGGTGGCGTTGGACTTTCGGTCATCGGTGCTGCAGGCGTGCACTCCACCTCAGCTCGCCTTCCGGTAGTTGCCGCAACTGACGCGATCATCCCTTGGTACGAGCAGCTCGTTGAGGCGTGTTCGCCATATGACATGCGCTTGTTTCAACAGATCAATCACTTCGGTGCAGCAATGCCGTCAGCTCCTGGTGTTCAGAACTGGTCGACAGGTCCAACTCCGAACCCAACCGTGAACATCGTTCCGCGCACACTCACAAAAGACATGATTGACGAGATCGTGGGCAGCTACGGACAAGCAGCGGGTCGCGTCAAGCGCGGAGGTATGCATGGCGTGGAACTCAATGGCGCTCACGGATATCTGATTGCGCAATTCCTCTCAACGGCCCTGAACTTCCGCGACGATGAATACGGCGGCTCATTGGAAAACCGCATGCGCTTCGTTAACGAAGTCATTGACGCGGTACGCGCTGAAGTTGGGCCTGAGTACCCACTTGGCTTGCGTCTAGTCGCTGACGATGTGTTGCCAGGTGGTCTAGGCCCAGATGCGTATGCAGAGATCGCAAAGCTGCTGCAGCACAAGGTTGACTACATCAGCGTTTCCCTAGGCACCTACTGGAAGTTCGCAAAAATCTTCTCAACTATGGAATCACCACTTGGTTATGAAATGCCAACCAGTGAAGTGGTGACTCGCGCACTTGATATCCCAACCATGGTCACAGGACGCATCATGACCCTTGACCACGCGAACCACATTGTGGAAAGCGGTGCTGCGGACATGGTCTCGATGGTTCGCGCAACCATCGCTGATCCAGAAATCGTGAATAAGTCTCGTGCTGGCAATGCACATCGCGTTCGCCCGTGCACAGGAACAAGTATTGGTTGCACGGGCGGTTCTGCAACGGGCAACTTCGGCTGTGTCGTGAATGCAACTGCTGGTCAGGAATCTCGGATGAGCCTTGAGCCAGAAGCAGCTGTAGTGAAAAAGAAAGTGCTCATCGTTGGCGGCGGCCCAGCAGGACTTGAAGCAGCACGCACACTTGCTCTTCGTGGTCACGAGGTTGAACTCCATGACATGCGTAAAGAACTTGGCGGTCAAGCATCAATGGTTGCGGGAGTTCGCGCACGTGCAGACCTCACCTCGATCACTCAGTGGCTTGAAGCTGAAATCAAGGAACTTGGTGTCACGATTAAGTTGAACTCATTCGTTGATCCGGACATGTTGGTTGATTCAGGTTTCGATGAAATCATTTTGGCAACAGGTGGTACGGCTGATACTTCAGTTCCACAAACCATGGTTCCTGGAGTTTCAATTCCCGGATCAGACCTTCCACATGTGTTCACTGCCTGGGATGTTCTTGGATACGGCGGTCGCGCAAACATTGGCAAGAATGTCGTGGTCTTTGACGACACTGGCAACTTTGAAGCGATCACCGCGGTGTTGAAGTTAGTTGACGAGGGCGCGAAGATCACCTTGGTAAGTCGAACAGATATGCCAGGTGCTCGTGTTCCGTTCCCTGCAGTAACCACCGCAGTGTCACGCGAGATCATGCTTGCTGGCGATGTTGAACTTGTGCCTGCTTCTCAGATGGTCAAAATCACCCCTGAGTCAGTGACGGTTCGTTGGGTTGATGTTGACAAAGAGCGAGTGATTCCAGCTGACACTGTGATCCTGGTGAACTGGCATCATCCAAATCGCGAACTGTCCGAAATCCTTCATGATGAAGGCATTGCCCACCACACCATTGGTGATGTCAATGGTTCGCAAGATATGCAGCGCGCAATCAAAGAAGCGGCGTTGGTGGCACGCGCCATTTAA
- the dapE gene encoding succinyl-diaminopimelate desuccinylase translates to MPALDLSTDVALLTAAVIDVPSESHHEGHLADLVERALEGCAHLQLVRHGNTLVARTNTGKSERVLIGGHLDTVPGASNLPHRFEGDRLYGLGACDMKGGLSIALSLAATVTNPVRDVTYVFYEGEEVASQFNGLQHIVDREPELLEASLAILMEPSNAGIEAGCQGTLRAEIRLSGVRSHSARSWMGVNAVHAAGEILARLAAYEPRNPVVDGLTYREGLNAVGIKGGVAGNVIPDECVVTVNYRFAPDRTLAEAKAHVEEVFAGYAIVFVDESDAARPGLDQPAAAAFVKTIGVEPQPKFGWTDVARFTALGTPALNYGPGDPSIAHQVDEWVSVAQVRSCHERLLAWLTTAE, encoded by the coding sequence GTGCCTGCCCTAGACCTATCAACAGATGTCGCCTTATTGACGGCTGCTGTCATCGATGTGCCCTCTGAATCACATCACGAGGGCCATCTTGCAGATCTCGTTGAACGAGCACTCGAAGGCTGTGCCCACCTGCAGCTCGTACGCCATGGCAACACCTTGGTTGCTCGCACGAATACAGGGAAGTCAGAGCGCGTCTTGATCGGTGGGCACCTTGACACTGTTCCTGGCGCGAGCAACCTGCCACATCGCTTTGAAGGTGATCGACTGTATGGATTAGGCGCCTGCGACATGAAGGGCGGATTGTCGATTGCGTTGTCGCTCGCAGCAACAGTGACCAACCCTGTTCGCGATGTTACCTATGTGTTTTATGAAGGCGAAGAAGTTGCATCACAGTTCAATGGTTTGCAACACATTGTTGATCGTGAGCCCGAACTCCTTGAAGCATCACTTGCGATTTTGATGGAACCGTCGAATGCGGGTATTGAAGCGGGTTGCCAGGGCACGTTACGTGCAGAAATTCGACTGAGCGGTGTTCGCTCGCACAGCGCGCGCTCGTGGATGGGTGTCAACGCTGTGCATGCAGCTGGGGAAATTCTTGCTCGACTTGCAGCGTATGAGCCGCGCAATCCGGTGGTTGATGGATTGACCTATCGCGAAGGTTTGAATGCCGTCGGAATTAAGGGCGGCGTTGCCGGCAATGTGATTCCTGATGAATGTGTTGTCACGGTGAATTATCGTTTCGCACCTGATCGCACTCTTGCTGAAGCAAAAGCACATGTTGAAGAGGTTTTCGCGGGCTACGCGATTGTGTTTGTTGATGAATCTGATGCTGCACGCCCGGGATTAGATCAACCGGCAGCGGCTGCTTTCGTGAAAACAATTGGTGTTGAGCCACAACCGAAATTTGGTTGGACCGATGTTGCAAGGTTTACCGCACTTGGAACCCCGGCCCTAAATTACGGACCGGGGGATCCAAGCATCGCTCATCAAGTTGATGAGTGGGTGTCAGTTGCGCAGGTGCGCAGCTGTCACGAGCGTTTGCTCGCGTGGCTGACTACCGCGGAGTAA
- a CDS encoding SRPBCC family protein, with product MTEVRASVDVDASVEEVFAAFTDWSAQGEWMVGTTVDVTKGDGRSVGSELSAFTGAHLGFKVGFLDTMTITLWQEPYRVDVLHTGRVVRGTGVMEVVQLADGRSRFLWSEDLDLPLGAVGRLGWPLVRPAFVAGVNHSLKKLARFIEETRGEKG from the coding sequence ATGACTGAAGTGCGCGCAAGTGTTGATGTGGATGCCTCAGTTGAAGAAGTGTTTGCCGCCTTCACGGACTGGAGTGCTCAGGGTGAATGGATGGTGGGCACCACGGTTGACGTCACTAAGGGGGATGGGCGTTCTGTGGGCTCCGAACTCAGTGCCTTTACCGGAGCGCACCTAGGGTTCAAGGTGGGGTTCTTAGACACCATGACCATCACCTTGTGGCAGGAGCCATATCGCGTCGACGTCCTTCATACGGGTCGAGTTGTGCGAGGCACAGGTGTCATGGAGGTCGTACAACTTGCTGACGGCCGATCCCGATTCCTGTGGAGCGAAGACCTAGATCTGCCCCTTGGGGCCGTGGGTCGCCTCGGGTGGCCATTGGTTCGCCCGGCCTTCGTGGCTGGAGTGAACCACTCCTTGAAGAAATTAGCCCGATTTATTGAAGAAACCCGTGGGGAAAAGGGCTAA
- the folP gene encoding dihydropteroate synthase, with amino-acid sequence MPTPGSLVLGAQEFGIEDRAIMAIVNRTQDSFFKGGSTFSDDDAMAAVKTAVEAGAHVIDIGGVKAGPGVEIDPQEEIKRTASFVAQVRSSFPNIVISVDTWRAEVGRAVCKEGANLLNDAWGGVDPELAEVAAEFQVGLVCTHAGGQEPRTRPHRVEYQDVMASIVDYTVGLAERAVSLGVQPDHIIIDPGHDFGKNTAHSLDATRRLQEMVATGWPVLVSLSRKDFVGEAIGITDPNERLLGTLAATSISSHLGARMYRVHDVAATKQTLDMERAIAGITRPVMARRGLA; translated from the coding sequence ATGCCAACCCCAGGGTCGCTCGTTCTTGGAGCTCAAGAATTTGGAATTGAAGATCGAGCCATCATGGCAATCGTCAATCGAACCCAAGATTCATTCTTTAAAGGTGGGTCAACTTTTAGTGATGATGACGCCATGGCTGCAGTCAAAACAGCTGTTGAAGCAGGCGCACATGTCATCGATATTGGTGGCGTCAAGGCTGGACCAGGCGTCGAAATTGACCCACAAGAAGAAATCAAACGCACTGCATCATTTGTTGCCCAAGTGCGATCCTCATTCCCAAATATTGTGATCAGCGTTGACACTTGGCGAGCTGAAGTTGGGCGGGCAGTGTGCAAAGAAGGCGCCAACTTACTGAACGACGCTTGGGGTGGAGTTGACCCAGAGCTCGCTGAAGTTGCTGCTGAATTTCAGGTAGGGCTGGTGTGTACACATGCTGGAGGGCAAGAGCCACGCACTCGACCACACCGCGTTGAATACCAAGACGTGATGGCAAGCATCGTCGATTACACCGTTGGATTAGCAGAGCGCGCAGTCAGCCTTGGCGTGCAACCAGATCACATCATCATTGATCCGGGCCATGACTTCGGCAAGAACACCGCGCATTCACTCGATGCTACTCGCCGTTTACAGGAAATGGTGGCAACAGGTTGGCCTGTATTGGTATCTCTTTCCCGTAAGGATTTTGTCGGTGAAGCAATCGGCATTACTGATCCGAATGAACGCTTACTTGGCACCTTGGCTGCTACGTCAATTTCCTCGCACCTTGGCGCTCGAATGTATCGAGTCCACGATGTCGCGGCAACGAAACAGACCTTGGACATGGAGCGTGCAATCGCTGGAATCACTCGCCCTGTGATGGCCAGACGCGGTCTGGCATAA
- a CDS encoding TIGR00730 family Rossman fold protein encodes MPFLCVYCASSPYIPERYLELAAEVGSTIAERGWGLVSGGGTQSMMGAVARATRAGGAHTIGVIPQALVDYEVADHDAQELIVTSDMRERKGIMDERADAFLCLPGGIGTLEELMEVWTSRHLRMHDKPVVVLDPWDDFALLREQVKHWRDMGFVHEHAVEQLVWTKTIDEAFAALGIPVQ; translated from the coding sequence GTGCCCTTTCTTTGTGTGTACTGTGCCTCAAGCCCATATATCCCAGAGCGCTACCTCGAGCTGGCAGCTGAAGTGGGATCTACGATCGCCGAACGCGGCTGGGGCTTAGTTTCCGGTGGCGGGACCCAATCGATGATGGGCGCAGTGGCTCGAGCCACGCGCGCTGGTGGGGCACACACCATCGGTGTCATTCCCCAGGCCCTCGTTGATTATGAAGTGGCTGACCACGACGCACAGGAATTGATCGTCACATCGGACATGCGCGAACGCAAAGGCATCATGGATGAGCGGGCGGATGCATTCCTGTGTCTGCCCGGCGGCATTGGCACCCTGGAAGAGCTCATGGAAGTGTGGACTTCACGCCACCTTCGCATGCATGACAAGCCAGTAGTGGTGCTTGATCCGTGGGATGACTTCGCTTTGTTGCGCGAACAAGTCAAGCATTGGCGCGATATGGGCTTTGTTCATGAACATGCTGTTGAACAACTCGTATGGACGAAAACGATTGACGAAGCTTTTGCTGCACTTGGGATTCCCGTTCAGTGA